Part of the Eubacterium sp. 1001713B170207_170306_E7 genome, GAACAAGTATGAAGTTTTATTTGGCGTTATGGTACGCTAAAGCCATTAACGGCCTCATCAATCTTGTCAGCAAGGGGAGAGGGTCTAACCTTTCCGGAGAGAAGGCCTTAAAGGTAGACCCCAGAATGGTCGAGCATTTCAAGGGGATCGACTATTCCAAGGTTGTTTTTATTACAGGAACCAATGGTAAATCGAGCACCACCAATCTGGTGACGCACATTTTAAGAGAAAACGGAAAAACCGTTGTATCAAACCTGGAGGGAGCTAATTTACTGCCTGGTATCGCGACGATTCTGGCAAAAGAATCGACAATGACCGGAAAGCTCAAGGCAGACTATTTTGTCTTTGAAACAGATGAGCGTTATCTACCGCTCATCTATGATCAGCTTCCCGCAGAAAATATGTTAATCACGAATCTGCAGAAGGATCAGGTTCAGCGCAACGGCGACCCGGATTTTATCTATCGTAAGCTCACCTCTTTTATGAATCCTAAAATGCACTTATACTTAAATAACGAGGAGCCAAGGACAAAATCCTTTGAACGCTTTACGGACCATGTCACTTATTATGGCGTGGAAAAGCATTCTGAATCCTTTGAGAAGGACGAAACCTATCCAACCTGTGCCTGTCCAAAATGTTACCATAAAATTGATTTTGACTATTACACCATCGACAGCGTTGGGCCGTTTACCTGTACGAACTGCGGTTATTCCAGCGAAGCGGCGCCGCACTACGCTGTGAAGGATGTTGACTTTGAAAACAAGACCTTCACGGTTGAGGATGAGACCTTTAATATGCCTTATGATCTGCCGTTTATGCTGTACAATTACAGCGGTGCTCTGGCGCTCTGTGAACGCTTTGCAGGCGTTTCCGTCAAGGAGGCAGTCCCGGCCTTTAAATCCTTTAAAAACATTGGCGGCCGTTTTGAGGTGCTTCACTACAAGGATAAAACCATTAAGTATATGCGCATCAAGCAGGAAAATCCGGATACCCTCCAGAGTGCCTTAAACATCATGGCTTCGGATCAGGAAGCCAAAATGGTCTGCTTTGGTTTCTACGCGGTCTCAGATTTTATCCCTTTTTATACCAACACCTTTTACAGCTTTGACTGCGACTTTAAGCCGCTTGCAGAATCAAATGTTGAAAAATATTTTTGTTTTTCACAAAATGTTTGCTATGATACTGCCAACCGGTTAATTTATGAAGGCGTTGAGGCTGAAAAAATCGCCATTAAGGATACCGATGATATCGAGACAATTTTTGAAGAAATTGAAAAAGCGGATACTTCTAATATTTACCTGATTACATGGCTTGAAACCTTTAATAAAATGAAAAAATACATCGAGGAGGGCAAATAAATGAATGAAAAAACATTAAAAATCGGGTGGATGTTTCCCGATTCCCTTTACCTCCACGGTGACCGCGGAAATGTCCTGGCACTAAAGCGGATAGGTGAAGCCGCAGGTTTTGAGGTGGAAATTGAGAAAATTGATTTCGACACTGAAGATTTTACCCCGATGGATTACGACTTTTTATTCTGTTCCCCCGGGGAGATCGCATCTTTTTCCTCCATTATCGACTTTCTGGAGCCCTATGACCTTTCGCTCCGCGGCTTTATTCAGGCTGGCCGCCCCATGCTTGTCACAGGAACCAGTATTGCTCTATGGGGCAACGAAATCCAAAGAGACGATGGCAGTGTTTTGAAAGGCCTCGGCATTATTGATGTGGAAACCACTGAAAACAAAGCGGTTTACGGCGATGATCTCTATTTCAGCTGTAGTCTGAACGGCACTCAAATGGAAATCATCGGAAACCAGATTCAGATGGCCGATTTTAAACTGACAGGTGATGATGAGCCGTTTGGGCAGCTGAACTACGGCTATGGAAACAACGGCAAAGACCGCAATGAGGGCGTTCAGGTCAAAAACGCTGTTTTCACAAACACCCTCGGCCCAGTGCTTGTCTGCAATCCCTGGATGACAGAAGCCTTTATCCGCATTATTGCAGATAATCAGGACGTTGTTCTTGAAGATTTTTCTGTCAATATGTCCCTTGAGGAAAAGTCCTTTGAGACTAAAAAACAGTTTGTTTTGAAAAAAACAACGTACCTGACAAATTGTAAAAGATAGATGAAAAACAGAAAAGTAATTTTGGGGTTCAGCGGCGGTGTCGATAGCGCCGCCGCTGCCCTTATTTTAAAAAATAAAGGTTACGAGGTTTTAGGCGTAACCTTTGATTTTTTTGGAGATGAAACGCTTCTCGAAAAAGCTGGCGCTCTGGCCCGAAAAATCGGTATCCGGCATGAATATGTCGATAAGCGGCAGGATTTCAGGGAAAAGGTTATCGACCCCTTTATCGCTGGTTACCTCAAGGGCTATACCCCTAACCCCTGTGTCCGTTGTGACGCGGTCATGAAATTTAATGGACTCTTGGATTACGCCGATAGAGAAGGGGCCGTCCAGATAGCGACCGGTCACTATCTGAAACTTGAAAGATCCCACGGGCATATTCGGATTAAAGTCAGCGATGATCCCAGAAAGGACCAGAGCTATTATCTTTATACGCTTAATCAGGCATGCCTGAAGCGGCTCATTTTTCCTCTGAGTGCCTTTAAATCAAAGGACGCCGTGCGTGCTTATCTAAACGAGCAGGGCATCGGGATTTCAAAGTCTGAAGAAAGCCAGGGCATCTGCTTTATTCCGGATGGAAACTATGGCCGCTTCATAAAAAAAGAAATCCCCTTAATGCCAGAGGGGCGTTTTCGTGATCGCTTTGGCAGTATTCTCGGAACTCACAATGGCTTTTACCATTATACGGTGGGGCAGAAGCGCGGCATTCCTTTACTCTCCGGAAAAAAATACGTTGTTACGGCTTTACGCCCAGAATCCAACGAGGTCATTCTCGGCGAGGAAGCAGAGCTTTACCAGAAAAGAATCTTTTTAAAAGCGCTTCATTTTATTGAAGGCCGCCTATACGCAGGAAAAGTTCAGTTTAAAATCTGCCGCTGGGGCTATCTGTATTCCGGGACCCTTTTTCTGTCAGATGCCCACCGTGGTTATCTGGAATGTGATGAAAGGGTTCGAGCTCCCATGCCCGGGCAGGCAGCTGTATTTTATGATGGTGACACGCTTTTAGGCGGAGGAACCATTGATTATAAGTAAAAAATTATAAAATCCTTTAAATGAATTGATTTATTTCAGTTTTAAAGCTATAATAGAGGTTGATTTATTTGATTGATGGAATAGAGGTTATGAAATGGGAAAATTTTTTGGTACTGATGGTGTCCGTGGTGTCTATGGTGAGGAATTAACCACAGAATTAGCCTATCAGCTTGGACGTTATGGCGCTTATATACTTTCTGAAGGCAGCCATAATCCTAAAATTGTTATCGGCAAGGATACCCGTATTTCGGGTGATCCTCTTGAAAAAGCTCTGACCGATGGTATCATCTCCGTCGGCGGCAAGGTCGTACTGGCAGGCGTTATACCAACACCTGCGGTGGCGGTTATCGCGCGCGAGATTAACGCAGATGCCGGGATTGTCATCTCAGCATCGCATAATCCTTATCAGTTTAACGGGATTAAATTTTTCAACGGCGATGGCTATAAGCTTTCAGATGACGTAGAAAATCAAATTGAAAAATGTATCATTGACCAGCTCACGATCAATGATCGTGCAGACGGCTCAGTCGAAACTCTGGAGCAGCCTGAGAAAATATATGTAGATCATATCACAAAGGGATTTGCCTGCGATTTTTCTGGTATCCGCATGGTACTGGACTGCGCTAATGGTGCATCCTTCCGCATTGCGCCGAAGTTCTTTATTGATTCCGGTGCTGATGTAGTGGTGATCGGGCATGAGCCTGACGGGAAAAACATCAATGACGGGTACGGTTCCACCTGCCTTGACAAACTCAGCGAGCATGTTCTTTCAGAAAAAGCGGATATCGGAATTGCCTTTGACGGAGACGCAGACCGTTGTCTGGCGGTTGACAATGAAGGCCGCATTATCGACGGTGATAAGATCCTTCATCTGGTCGGCGCAAAGCTGAAACAGGAGGGGCGTCTGAATAAGGACACGGTTGTAGTGACCGTTATGAGCAATATCGGCCTTGATATTGCTTTAAAGGACTGCGGCTGTAAAAGTGTAAAAACAAATGTCGGCGACCGCTACGTTTTGGAGGAAATGCTGAAGGAAGGCTATAACCTTGGCGGCGAGCAATCCGGCCATGTTATTTTATTAGATCATAATACCACCGGCGACGGTCTCTTGACCGCGGTCTCTCTTTTAACCATTTTAAAGGAAGAAACCCGTACTGCGGCTGAGCTTGCCTCCTTAATGACATCCTATCCTCAGGTGCTGGTGAACGCTAAAGTAACCAATCAAACTAAAAATGATTACTTAACAGATGCAGTAATCCAGGAACGGATAGCGGAGGTTGAGAAACATTTTGACGGTCAGGGACGTGTACTGATCCGCCCATCCGGCACAGAGCCGCTGGTGCGGGTCATGATCGAAGGAAAGGATCAATCGGAGCTTAACCGTATCGCCACAGATCTCGCTAAGCTCATTGAAGAACGCCTGGCTTAAGAGGTTGTATAATCCTTTTAAATATGCTATAGTAGCCTTAAGCACAATGACGGCTGTTGCCGTCTGCAAAGTGAATCATTTTGCATATAACCCGTTTTTAAAACGGAGAGGTTCGTAACCATCCCTCTATAAAAAACTAGGAAAAGAGCGTTATAAAGGGCGTACGGTTACACGTGCGCTCTTTTTGCGTTTATCCACTGGTTAAATTTAACCAAGGAGAAAATAACATGACAAAAAGAAAAGTAATTATTGACTGCGATCCGGGGATTGACGACGCGCTGGCAATTATGCTGGCATGCCGTTCGCCGGAACTTGAAATTTTAGGCATTACCATTGTATCCGGTAATATCAACGGTTATCAGTGCGCCGAAAACGCACTTCAGATTTTAAAGGTTATGGATCGCCTGGATATTCCGGTTTATCTCGGCGCGACACGTCCTCTTTTAAGAGATATGGTCGTTGCAGAGGAAACGCACGGCGAAGATGGGCTGGGCGGCGTTAGATTTGAAAAAATCGAAAATGTCCGTTATCATGAGGGCGCCGTCGACTTTATTTTGAATACATTAAAAACCGAGGATCATGTTTCTGTACTTGCCATTGGCCCCTTAACCAATCTGGCTCTGGCCTTACAGGCTGATAAAGCCGTACTGAGCCGGCTCGATGAGCTTGTCTTAATGGGCGGCGCTTTCAAAAGCCACGGCAACTGTTCGCCGGTGGCTGAGTTCAATTTCTGGGCTGATCCGGACGCGGCTGAAATGGTTTTGAACCAGTTGGACCGCCCCATTACCATGGTGGGCCTGGATGTCACCCGGGAAGTTGTTCTGACGCCAAACTACATCGAGCTGCTGCGCCAGCTTGAGGATCCGGTGGCGGATTGCATTGTTGATATTACACGATTTTATCTGGATTTTCACTGGGAACAGGAGCGGACTCTGGGCTGCGTTATCAATGATCCCCTGGCCATCGCTTACTTTATTGATCCCTCCATTTGTTCGGGCAAAGACTACTATGTGGACGTGGTTACCGAAGGAAAGGCCATTGGGATGAGTATGGTAGACGCCGGTAATATTTATAAGAAAAAACCCAACTGTTTTGTTCTTACACAGGTACACGCCAGAGCATTTATGGAAATGTTTATGACGCGTCTTTTTCCTGAGCATCAATCAGATATTACTGCGGTTTTATCCAATGAGAAATACGGTTATGAATAGGCGGTGGCGGTTATGAAGAAGCTTACCACCAATATGCTTGTTTTTATGGCCATGGCCGTTGTTTTGAATTTTGTGGGCTGTTTTGCTGCGTTGGTGCTTAAGCTTCCAGTTTATCTGGATTCGATCGGCACGCTGCTTTCCGCGGTGCTGATGGGGCCTGCTGCCGGCGCGGTTGTCGGAGGCCTGACCGCACTGATAAACGGTGCGACCATTGATCCGGTATCCCTTTACTTTTTACCGGTGCAGGTAGTGGCTGGCGTATCAACAGGACTGCTTTTTAAAACCGGCCGTTTCGAGGGATTAAAATCTGTACTGGCCATTGTGCTGGTAACTCTGTTTGTTTCCATTATGTCCTCTGTGATCGTCGCCTTTGTGTTTAACGGCGTTACATCTTCAGGGTCGAGCTTTATTGTCGCCGTCTTAAAAAATTCCGGCGTTAACATTATTACCTCTGTTTTTTCAACTCAGATCATTACAGATCTGTTGGATAAGATTATTTGTTTTTCAGTCGTCTTTGGCATTATTAAGGTTATTCCGATTCCCTTAAAAAATAAATTGGTAAAGCATTATTGAGAAAAAGAAGGCTCCGGCCTTTCTTTTTTTGTCAATTTTTTCCCTATACTCCTGGTTTTGCTTCATTGACAATAGAGCTGGTCAGCGGTAGACTTTAAGGTACATGGTAAAATGCTTATATAAAGGAGGACGTGCATAAAAATGAAAGACATCTTGAAGAATTTAATAAGCGAAATGATTGACTATGAAAGAGGAAATCCCCGCCGTGTTCAGCACTTTTTAAAGGTTCATGCCTTTGCAAAAATCATCGCAGAACAGGAGGGTTTAGATGAAAGAACGCGGGATACCCTGGAAATTGCGGCTGTTCTGCATGACATAGGGATCAAACCAAGCGTAAAAAAATATGGCTCCAGTGCCGGAAATTACCAGGAAATTGAGGGACCTCCGGTGGCCCGTTTCCTGTTGAAAAAATATAACGTATCTGATGAAATCATGGAACGCGTCAGCTT contains:
- a CDS encoding Mur ligase family protein, with protein sequence MKFYLALWYAKAINGLINLVSKGRGSNLSGEKALKVDPRMVEHFKGIDYSKVVFITGTNGKSSTTNLVTHILRENGKTVVSNLEGANLLPGIATILAKESTMTGKLKADYFVFETDERYLPLIYDQLPAENMLITNLQKDQVQRNGDPDFIYRKLTSFMNPKMHLYLNNEEPRTKSFERFTDHVTYYGVEKHSESFEKDETYPTCACPKCYHKIDFDYYTIDSVGPFTCTNCGYSSEAAPHYAVKDVDFENKTFTVEDETFNMPYDLPFMLYNYSGALALCERFAGVSVKEAVPAFKSFKNIGGRFEVLHYKDKTIKYMRIKQENPDTLQSALNIMASDQEAKMVCFGFYAVSDFIPFYTNTFYSFDCDFKPLAESNVEKYFCFSQNVCYDTANRLIYEGVEAEKIAIKDTDDIETIFEEIEKADTSNIYLITWLETFNKMKKYIEEGK
- a CDS encoding HD domain-containing protein, with the translated sequence MKDILKNLISEMIDYERGNPRRVQHFLKVHAFAKIIAEQEGLDERTRDTLEIAAVLHDIGIKPSVKKYGSSAGNYQEIEGPPVARFLLKKYNVSDEIMERVSFLIANHHTYGSIQAVDYQVLIEADFLVNIYEDSMKPSQIESIRDRIFKTKTGIRFLETMFLANED
- a CDS encoding ECF transporter S component; translated protein: MKKLTTNMLVFMAMAVVLNFVGCFAALVLKLPVYLDSIGTLLSAVLMGPAAGAVVGGLTALINGATIDPVSLYFLPVQVVAGVSTGLLFKTGRFEGLKSVLAIVLVTLFVSIMSSVIVAFVFNGVTSSGSSFIVAVLKNSGVNIITSVFSTQIITDLLDKIICFSVVFGIIKVIPIPLKNKLVKHY
- a CDS encoding cobalamin biosynthesis protein CobQ; its protein translation is MNEKTLKIGWMFPDSLYLHGDRGNVLALKRIGEAAGFEVEIEKIDFDTEDFTPMDYDFLFCSPGEIASFSSIIDFLEPYDLSLRGFIQAGRPMLVTGTSIALWGNEIQRDDGSVLKGLGIIDVETTENKAVYGDDLYFSCSLNGTQMEIIGNQIQMADFKLTGDDEPFGQLNYGYGNNGKDRNEGVQVKNAVFTNTLGPVLVCNPWMTEAFIRIIADNQDVVLEDFSVNMSLEEKSFETKKQFVLKKTTYLTNCKR
- the glmM gene encoding phosphoglucosamine mutase, which produces MGKFFGTDGVRGVYGEELTTELAYQLGRYGAYILSEGSHNPKIVIGKDTRISGDPLEKALTDGIISVGGKVVLAGVIPTPAVAVIAREINADAGIVISASHNPYQFNGIKFFNGDGYKLSDDVENQIEKCIIDQLTINDRADGSVETLEQPEKIYVDHITKGFACDFSGIRMVLDCANGASFRIAPKFFIDSGADVVVIGHEPDGKNINDGYGSTCLDKLSEHVLSEKADIGIAFDGDADRCLAVDNEGRIIDGDKILHLVGAKLKQEGRLNKDTVVVTVMSNIGLDIALKDCGCKSVKTNVGDRYVLEEMLKEGYNLGGEQSGHVILLDHNTTGDGLLTAVSLLTILKEETRTAAELASLMTSYPQVLVNAKVTNQTKNDYLTDAVIQERIAEVEKHFDGQGRVLIRPSGTEPLVRVMIEGKDQSELNRIATDLAKLIEERLA
- a CDS encoding nucleoside hydrolase — its product is MTKRKVIIDCDPGIDDALAIMLACRSPELEILGITIVSGNINGYQCAENALQILKVMDRLDIPVYLGATRPLLRDMVVAEETHGEDGLGGVRFEKIENVRYHEGAVDFILNTLKTEDHVSVLAIGPLTNLALALQADKAVLSRLDELVLMGGAFKSHGNCSPVAEFNFWADPDAAEMVLNQLDRPITMVGLDVTREVVLTPNYIELLRQLEDPVADCIVDITRFYLDFHWEQERTLGCVINDPLAIAYFIDPSICSGKDYYVDVVTEGKAIGMSMVDAGNIYKKKPNCFVLTQVHARAFMEMFMTRLFPEHQSDITAVLSNEKYGYE
- the mnmA gene encoding tRNA 2-thiouridine(34) synthase MnmA, which codes for MKNRKVILGFSGGVDSAAAALILKNKGYEVLGVTFDFFGDETLLEKAGALARKIGIRHEYVDKRQDFREKVIDPFIAGYLKGYTPNPCVRCDAVMKFNGLLDYADREGAVQIATGHYLKLERSHGHIRIKVSDDPRKDQSYYLYTLNQACLKRLIFPLSAFKSKDAVRAYLNEQGIGISKSEESQGICFIPDGNYGRFIKKEIPLMPEGRFRDRFGSILGTHNGFYHYTVGQKRGIPLLSGKKYVVTALRPESNEVILGEEAELYQKRIFLKALHFIEGRLYAGKVQFKICRWGYLYSGTLFLSDAHRGYLECDERVRAPMPGQAAVFYDGDTLLGGGTIDYK